The region GCACTTGATCGAAGCAGACCATGCTCGAGGAGCGCGCGTTCGACCGCCGAATCAACCTGTCGCCGGACTGCATCGTCGTCGTCGAAGCGCACCTCTCGCTTGCGCGGGTGGACGTTCACGTCGACGGCATCGCCGGGCACCTCGAGAAAGCAGACGACAAAGGGGTAACGGTCGCCACTCAGTTGCGTGCCGTACGCACCCATGATCCCCTCGCGAATCGCATCGGCCGTGACCGCGCGGTCGTTGACATACGTCGCGAGATACTCACGGCTCGAGCGATTGGTTTCGGGGTGTGAAACAAGCCCGAAGACGGACTCGAGTGGACCGGGTGGAAGGTCGTCGCCATCGGCATCGACGCGAATCATCGAGGAAGCGACCTCCCGGCCGTAGACGGCGAGGACGGCAGCCTGCAGGTCGCCTTGCCCCGTCGTCGCGAACACTTCGCGGTCGTCGTGGGTCAGCGAGAGTGCCACGTCGGGATTGGCCAGCGCGTAGCGCGTGACGATGCGATTGACGTGGGCGAACTCCGTCGCCGTCGTCTTCAGAAACTTTCGACGGGCAGGTGTGTTTGCGAAGAGGTCGGTAACTTCGACGGTCGTTCCCTCCGGACAGCCCGTCGGCTCGACGCTCGTCACTTCGCTGGCGTCGTAGACGAGTTCTGTCCCCGCGCCTGCTGTCGCGTCCCCGCCGTCGGCTCGAGGCCGTGATCGAATCGTCAACCGCGAGACGGAGCCAATCGTATGCAGCGCCTCGCCTCGAAAGCCGAGGGTGGCCACGCCCGACTCGAGGTCCTCGAGGCCGTCGATTTTGCTCGTCGTATGCTCGCGGACGGCTGCACGGAGGTCCGCCTCGCTCATTCCGTGGCCGTCGTCGGCGACGCGAATCAGGTCAGTCCCGCCTTCTTCGACAGTGACGTCGACACGGGAGGCACCAGCGTCGAGACTGTTCTCGAGGAGTTCCTTGACTGCGCTCGCGGGCCGTTCGACGACTTCGCCAGCGGCGATCCGAGCGACGGTGTTCTCGTCGAGTTGGCGGATTGCCGTCTTCGCGGCGGCGTCGGGCGCATCGGCGCGTGAATCCGGCGCATCGGTCATCGACCGCACCACCCCGTTCGCAGTCGGTCGCCGAGAGTCAGCATACACGAACGTTCCCGAGGGGCTGCAAAAGCGTATCGGGAAACTCCACGGTCGCTCGAAGACTTACTGCTCGAGGACGCCGTCGACGCCAGCCTGAATCGTCTCGCGGCCCGCGTCGGGGACCGTCACCAGCGGCGGGCGGACAGTGTCAGTCAGAATGACGCCGCGATACTCGAGCGCGGCTTTCGACGCGGGGGCGAAGCCGTACGCGCCACAGCCCTCGAAGAGGTCGGCAATCGCCGCCTGCAGGGCTGTGGCGCGGTCAGTCTCTGTCGTGTCATACAGTTCGACAAACGCCTCTGGAACCGCGTTCGACAGCGCGTTCACGCCGCCGTCGGCCCCCATCCGCAGCGCCGGCGCAAGCAGTGAGTCATAGCCTTGCAGATGGAGAAACTCCGCCGGTGTCGCTCGCATCGCTCCCAGGAAGTACTCGAGGTCGCCACTCGAGTCCTTCAGCCCGATGATGTTCTCGTGGTCGGCGACGGCGCTGACGGTGTCGATGGCGATTTCCTGGCCGGTACAAGCCGGAATGTTGTACAGCAGGAGCGGCAGCGCAGATTCGTCGGCGACGGCCTCGAAGTAGCGTTGATTCCCCGCGGGCGCGTTCGCCGTATGGAAGTACGGCGGGACAATAACGGCAGCGTCAGCACCGATCTCGGCGGCCTCGTCGATGTACTCGAGCGTCTCCACGACGCTCGTTGCGCCCGCACCAGCGACGACAGGGAGTTCACCGTCGACCTCGTCGACGACAATCTCGAGGATGCGGCGTCGTTCGTCGGGTGAGAGACTGGCGAACTCGCCGGTCGTTCCGTTCGGGAAGACGGCGTCGATACCCGCCGACTGCAGCGAGTCGACGAGGGTCCGAAGCGCGTCGTCATCGATACTCTCGTCCTCGTTGAACGGCGTCACAACTGGACACGTAATTCCCGCGAGAGACTCCTGCAGGGTCATAGTGGATTGTCTGAGGGCGATTGCAAAAACGTATGGATCACTGCGAGTTCGTCCGAGTGCACTGTTGAGCACGAGACGATCCCGACCGACCCACGCTGTGGTGACTCCCTCGAAAAAACTGGATCAACAGAAGTAGACCCAGACGGTGTGTTCGCTCGAGCACTCCACTGTCGTATAGTCGCCGAACGCGGCCACGTAAGGTCGTGCTTTCAGTTCGACGTCTTCGTCAGGTACCGGAACAGCCAGCGTCTCCTCACACGTCGGACACGCGATTTCCTGCGTTTGTTGGACTTGCATTTTGCCACCCATCGCACATACATCACGAACGATAATCAACTATTTCTCAGCCGCTGTGATAGCTTGGGTGTCCAAAGACGTCCTGTAGCAACCGGCGAAATGAATGGTCGCGTTACGACGCTGCTCTCAGACAGATCATCGGGAATCAGCTCTCGAGAGCACCCAGAACGCGACGGCTCCGAGCACGAACGCGAGACCGACGTTGATCGCGAGGCCAAGGATCCCAACCCCGACGACGAGCGCGAGTGCCCACCCGTCATCGACAGGTGCGAACGCAGCCCGGCCGAGCTCGAGGGCGACGACGGCGAGCAAGACGCCGAGTAGCGCGGTTGGGAATGCGGCGAGCAACGCACCCGTGGCGACCAGCGCGAGCGCGAGGTAGCCCACCCCGAGCAGGACGTTCGCGCCGGCAGTTCGCGCACCGAAGGCGTACTTTCCGGCGAGGCCGCCACTGCCATGACACATCGGCACGCCGCCGACCGGGATCGCCGCAAGGCAGGTCGCGCCCATGCTTTTTGAGAGCGTGTCGGGTGACACGTCTCGGTCGTAGAGATCACCACACAACAGCGCGGTCGCAATCGCTGCGTTCCCAATCGTCATTCCCAACTGAGCGACGGTCCCCTCGAGTGCGGCCCCCGAAATCGTCGGCGGACCAGCGGGAAAGAGGGTGGCTTCGGGCACTCGAGGCGTCGGGATGCCAGCAACAGCGACGGCCACAACGGCGCCGAGTGCCAGCACGACCAGCACGCTCGGCTGGCGATACCCGCGAAGCGCGAACAGGCCGACAACAGCGAGTCCAGCCAACGCAACGGCGGGACTGCCAACCGAAAGACCAACTGCGGACTCCAGAAGTAGGAGGGCAACGGCGAACTGGACGCCGCGAATGACCGGCTCGCCGACGACGCGCTCGAGGTGGCCGACGAGGCCGAGTTTGCCGACTACAAGCAAGACAACGCCTGCAATGAGGCCGGCCGCCGCGAGTTCGGGATAGGAGAGCGAGCCGACGATGGCCAGCCCGACGAGCGCCTTCATCGGCTCGACCGAGAGCGGCATTCCGTAGTAGAGTCCCCAAATGATCTGAAAGACGCCGAAGCCGACCAGAACGTGGGGCAAGGAGACGCTCGTCGTCGCCGCCAGCGCGATGATCAGCGGAAGCACCGTAACCGAATCCCCTAGCGCACCCGTCAGTTCCGAGGTCGAGAACTCGAGGTCAGAATCCGTCTCTCGAGGGAACGAGTACGCCATCTACCCACTCTTTGCGAACACACGGTTTTACTGTTGTGAGTAACCATCCACGGTTATGCTCGAGCAGTGTGTGAACACGTTCGGTTACGACAGGCGGGAGCCAGCAAACACGAGGGAATCGAATTGGCTCCGTTCGGCGGCACAATACAGTTATTCTGCCAGAGCGCCCACCGCTCTGCATGCCAGTCGCAACCGACGGCGGCGACGAGGAGGATGGTCTCGGGATCGGTATCGGCGTTGGATTGGCGATTGGAGCGTCCATTGGCCTGCTCACGGACAATCTCGCACTGTGGCTTCCGATGGGGCTCGTCATCGGCCTGACGATCGGTGGGATGCTCAACTGGTAGCCGAACGCGACCCTCGCACTCGAGCCGAGAGCACGGATCACCACCGCTAAGAGCGCCCCCTGCGAGCACTCGAGCGTGAGCGACCTCGGGAAAATCGACCGGCAGTTTTTCGAACAGCATATCGCGCCGAATCTCGGCGCTGAACGCGATGATGTCGCGATTGGTCCCCAACACGGCGTCGACTTCGGCGTCATCGACGTGAGCGGGCAGGCGCTCGTGACCGCGACCGATCCGATCTCGATTCTGCCGGCGCTCGGCCTCGAGCGTGCGGCACGCTTTGCACTCGATCTGATCCTCGCGGACGTGGCCGTCAGCGGGGTCCCGCCCTCGCATCTCTCGATCTGTTTCACGTTACCGGAGTCGATGACGAACGACGACTTCGCGACCGTCTGGGAGACGATTCACGCGGAGTGTGCCGACCTTGGCGTTGCCGTCGTCACCGGCCACACGGCCCGCTACTCCGATCCCACCCATCCGTGGGTCGGCGCAGCGACCGCGATGGGCGTTGGCAAGCACAACGATATCGTCCGCCCAGACGGTGCACAACCCGGCGACCGACTCCTGTTGACGACCGGCCCCGCCGCGGAGTCCGTGGGGCTGTTGAGTACCCTCTTCGGGGACCAAATCGATCTTCCGGACGAGACGATTGCCAACGCACAGACCCGCCTCGAGGACGTCTACTGTGTCCGGGACGCACTCACGGCAGCCGCGTCGGGCCCGGTAACGGCGATGCACGACGTGACTGAGGGTGGCCTCGCAGGCGCGTTGAACGAGATGGCCACTGGCGCGGGCGTCCAATTCAACATCGACCGCGATGCCGTCCCGATGCAACCCGGCGTCCAGGCCGTTTGTGACGCCCTCGAGATCGATCCCTGGGCGACGACCAGCTGTGGCTCGCTGCTGATCGCCGTCGATTCCGATGGTGTCGAGGACGTGCGCCGCGCACTCGAGGATCGTGGCACAGTCGTCGCAGAAATCGGCAGCGTCGGATCGGGATCAGGCGTGGTGGTCGAAGCGGGCGGCGATCAGGTGCGCCTCGAGCACCCGAGCGTCGATCCCTCCTGGGGAGCCTACGCCGAACTGGCGGACGACTCGTCGAACTGACTCGTACCCGAGACCCAATCAGCAGGCTTGCTCTGGCGACTCCCATGCCGTACGTTCGAGGAGGTCTGGGTTCGCCGGTTCGCACAGCGGCGCGGGGTCGACGATGCTCTCGGAGCGCATGCCCGAGACCGTCCCTTCGAATGCCGATAGGGCACCGGTCGCCGGCGAATGAGCGAGCGTCGGAGTCCCGTCGACGCGGTGTAAGCGCTCGTCGACCGGATCCGTCGGTGTGTATGAGCGCTCGAGGGTTGTGCCGTTACCATTTCCGTTCACGTCCGCGTCGGGCGATCCAATCGCCCCGTGCCAGAAGTTCCCGTTGCCGTCCTCGCTCCAAATCCGGAGGGTACCGATCCGGGCGTTCGCATGGTCGTCGTTTTCAACGAAGTCGTTCCCAGTCACCTCGTTAGTCGGAAGAATGTGATTCGCCTGGATACCCTCAACGTTGCCCGCGAGGACGTTACCCTCGTAGATCGAGTTGCCCGCACCTGTCGTCAGACCGACCGACGTGTCGGTGACGACGTTGTCGGCAACGTACGACCGCGACCCGGCCGTAAGAATTCCCTGCGAGGCGTTCCGGATCTCGTTTCCGACGATAGCGTTGTGTTCGGGATCGGTCATCACGTCGATCCCTGCAGAGACCGGATCATCGATCTGATTGTCCGCAATCAGCGTACTCGAGGTGTACATCAGATGAACACCGATCCGGTTGTTCTCGAGGACGTTGTTCCGGAAGACGACGCCGTCCGAGCGGTGGAGGTAGATCCCATCGCGACCGTCGGCGAGCGTCGAGTTCTCGACGAGGGCGTCCGGCGAGCGGATGGTCGTGACAGCCATGTAGCCGTCGCCCCAATCGTCGCTGCCTTGGACGGTGACGTTTCGGACGACAGTCTCGGGCGCGTCGCGAAGCAGGACGCCAGTCGCCGGCGACTCGACCGTCACATTCTCGACCAGCGCGTTCGAGGCGTTATCGAGTTCGATCCCGGCGTCACCCTGGCCGTACGCCATCTCGAGGAGGTCGTCGCTTTCGTCATCCCCATCCGGCTCGGTCGTGTTGCCAACGCCGTCAATCCGCAGGTCCGTGACGGCCGCGCGATCGGACTCGAGTGTAAGGACGGAACCATTGCCATCGCCGCGAAGAGTCGTCGCAGCAGCAGTTTCGGTGCCGTTACCATCCCCCTGTCCACGGATCGTAAGTGACTGATCCACCGCGATTTCCTCCGGCACCTCGTGGACGCCCGCCGGAACGACAACCGTCGACTCGGCCGGCGCGATCTCGACGGCCTCCTCGAGCGTCGCGGCGTCCTCGCCGACGACGACCTCACCGGGGCGGTCTCGCGCGGTCGTCGCCGTTGCGACCAGTTCGTCAGCGCGGGCGTGGCGCTGATCGACGCGATCTCGGACCACATCCGCGTCGTCGATCTCGAACTCGTGCTCAAGGAGGTCAGTCCAGTCGACGACGGTTCCGCCGTACTCGTCGGCAAACGCGTCGGCATCCTCGCGATCACCGAAGGGGATGGTCGTCTCGCCTGCGGGCGTTCGAGCCTCACTATCGACAACGAAGACCGCCGATTCGGCGTCAATCCAGTCTGCAGACTCACCCTCAAGCGTCGGGTATCCCTCCTCTGTGAGTCGAACGGTATCGTCGCTCGTACCGTAATCGGTGACGGACACAGAAAGCGGGTAGCCGAAGCGCTCCTCGTGGCCGGGCGCATCACGTGCGTCAACGAAGCGCTCGACGCCGCGGTAACCGACGACGAACTCGTACTGGGAGTAGAAAACTTGGGCTTTCGGCACGTCGACCTCGCTCAGATCTGCCTCATCACCTGCGTTCTCGAGAACGACACCTGTGGCGACGGTATCGTGGAACGGGACGGGTTCCGTCGACTCGCCCCCCGAACCCGCGTCGACAGCGAAGAGTCCGCCGAGTCCGACGAGGATGACCGCGAGTACGGCAACGACAAGAACGACCGAAAGTGATCGGCGACGATCGGAGACAACCATCAGAATCTCTGGCACCATCTGGGTGGGCAGAGACAATAGGCAGTCTGGTTCGCTTATCGAATAATCAGGCGCTTGAGGCCTCGAGCTTGCCGAGAAGTCGGGTTTAACCGCCGTGTTTTTACAGGAGGAGAGCGTGACGTTGACAATGGCAGATCCACGCCCGTCCAAGCGGTGGCGTCGACGCCGCGTGCTCGCTGCGGTCGGTGTCGGAAGCCTTGTCGGAGTTGCCGGCTGCGTTGGCGACGACGAGGGTCAAGACGACGTTGCGGACGACGAACGCGAACTATCTCCCCACCTCGTTGACCACCCCGGCGACGAGCCCAAAGAATTCGAG is a window of Natronolimnobius sp. AArcel1 DNA encoding:
- a CDS encoding AIR synthase family protein — translated: MSDLGKIDRQFFEQHIAPNLGAERDDVAIGPQHGVDFGVIDVSGQALVTATDPISILPALGLERAARFALDLILADVAVSGVPPSHLSICFTLPESMTNDDFATVWETIHAECADLGVAVVTGHTARYSDPTHPWVGAATAMGVGKHNDIVRPDGAQPGDRLLLTTGPAAESVGLLSTLFGDQIDLPDETIANAQTRLEDVYCVRDALTAAASGPVTAMHDVTEGGLAGALNEMATGAGVQFNIDRDAVPMQPGVQAVCDALEIDPWATTSCGSLLIAVDSDGVEDVRRALEDRGTVVAEIGSVGSGSGVVVEAGGDQVRLEHPSVDPSWGAYAELADDSSN
- a CDS encoding putative sulfate/molybdate transporter, with amino-acid sequence MAYSFPRETDSDLEFSTSELTGALGDSVTVLPLIIALAATTSVSLPHVLVGFGVFQIIWGLYYGMPLSVEPMKALVGLAIVGSLSYPELAAAGLIAGVVLLVVGKLGLVGHLERVVGEPVIRGVQFAVALLLLESAVGLSVGSPAVALAGLAVVGLFALRGYRQPSVLVVLALGAVVAVAVAGIPTPRVPEATLFPAGPPTISGAALEGTVAQLGMTIGNAAIATALLCGDLYDRDVSPDTLSKSMGATCLAAIPVGGVPMCHGSGGLAGKYAFGARTAGANVLLGVGYLALALVATGALLAAFPTALLGVLLAVVALELGRAAFAPVDDGWALALVVGVGILGLAINVGLAFVLGAVAFWVLSRADSR
- a CDS encoding dihydrodipicolinate synthase family protein, translating into MTLQESLAGITCPVVTPFNEDESIDDDALRTLVDSLQSAGIDAVFPNGTTGEFASLSPDERRRILEIVVDEVDGELPVVAGAGATSVVETLEYIDEAAEIGADAAVIVPPYFHTANAPAGNQRYFEAVADESALPLLLYNIPACTGQEIAIDTVSAVADHENIIGLKDSSGDLEYFLGAMRATPAEFLHLQGYDSLLAPALRMGADGGVNALSNAVPEAFVELYDTTETDRATALQAAIADLFEGCGAYGFAPASKAALEYRGVILTDTVRPPLVTVPDAGRETIQAGVDGVLEQ
- a CDS encoding NosD domain-containing protein gives rise to the protein MVVSDRRRSLSVVLVVAVLAVILVGLGGLFAVDAGSGGESTEPVPFHDTVATGVVLENAGDEADLSEVDVPKAQVFYSQYEFVVGYRGVERFVDARDAPGHEERFGYPLSVSVTDYGTSDDTVRLTEEGYPTLEGESADWIDAESAVFVVDSEARTPAGETTIPFGDREDADAFADEYGGTVVDWTDLLEHEFEIDDADVVRDRVDQRHARADELVATATTARDRPGEVVVGEDAATLEEAVEIAPAESTVVVPAGVHEVPEEIAVDQSLTIRGQGDGNGTETAAATTLRGDGNGSVLTLESDRAAVTDLRIDGVGNTTEPDGDDESDDLLEMAYGQGDAGIELDNASNALVENVTVESPATGVLLRDAPETVVRNVTVQGSDDWGDGYMAVTTIRSPDALVENSTLADGRDGIYLHRSDGVVFRNNVLENNRIGVHLMYTSSTLIADNQIDDPVSAGIDVMTDPEHNAIVGNEIRNASQGILTAGSRSYVADNVVTDTSVGLTTGAGNSIYEGNVLAGNVEGIQANHILPTNEVTGNDFVENDDHANARIGTLRIWSEDGNGNFWHGAIGSPDADVNGNGNGTTLERSYTPTDPVDERLHRVDGTPTLAHSPATGALSAFEGTVSGMRSESIVDPAPLCEPANPDLLERTAWESPEQAC